One window of the Shimwellia blattae DSM 4481 = NBRC 105725 genome contains the following:
- a CDS encoding MBL fold metallo-hydrolase, protein MIVILIIAILVVAVALWLRHPQYAAPDVSVAPDTPNYRNGQFYNDPQYAPLTASPTRSTSTWALWYQFLFGKDPDSIPARALPSQKTDLHRLDPARDVLIWMGHSSYFLQLNGLRFLVDPVFSPGASPVPGTNRAFAGASVYQAADIPPVDYLLITHDHWDHLDYPSVKALGDKIRHIIAPTGVGSYFKKWGFDPARISEGNWFSRLSRPGVDIHILPTRHFSGRLLERNQTLWGSFALITPSRRIYLGGDSGYGRHFAAIRRYLGPVDVAILECGQYDSNWASIHMTPEQTTMAADDLAAGALLPGHNSKFKLAHHTWRDPLERITTASSAKPWRLLTPQMGQPVWLDDPSQTFSPWWRTLP, encoded by the coding sequence ATGATCGTTATTTTAATTATCGCCATTCTGGTGGTGGCCGTTGCCCTGTGGCTGCGCCACCCGCAATACGCCGCGCCGGATGTCAGCGTTGCGCCAGACACCCCCAACTACCGTAACGGGCAGTTTTATAATGACCCGCAATATGCGCCGCTTACCGCCTCGCCCACCCGCAGCACCAGCACCTGGGCCCTGTGGTATCAGTTTCTGTTTGGTAAAGATCCGGACAGCATCCCCGCCCGGGCGCTGCCGTCACAGAAAACCGACCTGCACCGCCTGGATCCGGCCCGGGACGTGCTTATCTGGATGGGCCACTCCAGCTATTTTCTGCAACTGAACGGGCTGCGCTTTCTGGTGGATCCGGTCTTCAGCCCCGGGGCCTCCCCGGTGCCGGGCACCAACCGGGCCTTTGCCGGGGCCTCGGTCTACCAGGCGGCCGATATTCCGCCGGTGGATTACCTGCTGATCACCCACGACCACTGGGACCACCTCGACTACCCGAGCGTGAAAGCACTGGGGGATAAAATTCGCCATATTATCGCCCCCACCGGGGTGGGTTCCTATTTTAAGAAATGGGGGTTTGATCCGGCGCGGATAAGCGAGGGGAACTGGTTTTCACGGCTTAGCCGCCCGGGGGTTGATATTCATATTCTCCCCACCCGGCACTTTTCCGGCCGCCTGCTGGAGCGTAACCAGACCCTGTGGGGCTCCTTTGCCCTGATAACCCCCTCCCGGCGGATCTACCTGGGGGGCGACAGCGGATATGGCCGCCATTTTGCCGCCATTCGCCGTTATCTCGGCCCGGTGGATGTGGCGATTCTGGAGTGCGGACAATACGACAGTAACTGGGCCAGCATTCACATGACCCCGGAGCAGACCACCATGGCCGCAGATGACTTAGCCGCCGGGGCACTGCTCCCGGGCCATAACAGTAAATTTAAGCTGGCCCACCACACCTGGCGTGATCCGCTGGAGCGGATAACAACCGCCAGCAGCGCGAAACCCTGGCGGCTGCTTACCCCGCAGATGGGCCAGCCCGTCTGGCTGGATGACCCCAGCCAGACATTTAGCCCCTGGTGGCGCACCCTGCCCTGA
- the gss gene encoding bifunctional glutathionylspermidine amidase/synthase: MSDTSAELHAPFGTILGYAPGGVAIYSSDYKSVDPREYPDDAAFRHYLNSEYMGYKWQCVEFARRFLYLNYGVVFTDVGMAYEIFDLRFLRQVVNDDILPLQAFANGSQRAPVPGALLIWAEGGEFKQTGHVAIITQVCNTRVRIVEQNVIHSALPAGQQWTRELPLENRDGHYYLHDTFSDTRILGWMIQTSDTQYSLPAPQIDARLLGIHSAEMPRNGQFDGQWLDERDPVEHAYVQANGYTINADPCHYFTISASAEQALIQATNEMHLMYLHATDKVLKDDNLLALFDIPKVLWPRLRLSWQQRRHHMITGRLDFCMDERGLKVYEYNADSASCHTETGLILDKWAAQGGLSGSENPGERLLDALANTWKHSQARHFVHLLQDNDVEENYHALFMQRALTKAGFESKILHGLDELSWSATGQLIDGDGREVNCVWKTWAWETALEQLRAESENDGDAAALTIRTGKPQHNVRLMDVLLRPEVLVFEPLWTAIPSNKAILPILWSLFPHHRYLLNADFELNDELIRSGYAVKPIAGRCGNNIGLVHQSEVLDETSGKFAHQTNIYQQLWCLPKVDDRYIQVCTFTTGGHYGGACLRTDPTLVIKKESDIDPLRVVDDETFLGR, from the coding sequence ATGAGCGATACATCAGCTGAACTTCACGCCCCGTTCGGGACAATTCTGGGTTATGCGCCAGGTGGCGTGGCTATCTACTCTTCCGACTACAAGAGTGTTGATCCCCGGGAATACCCGGACGACGCCGCCTTTCGCCACTATCTCAACAGCGAATACATGGGTTACAAATGGCAGTGCGTGGAGTTTGCCCGGCGCTTTTTGTACCTTAACTACGGGGTGGTGTTCACGGATGTGGGCATGGCCTACGAAATTTTTGATTTACGCTTCCTGCGCCAGGTCGTTAATGACGATATTCTGCCCCTGCAGGCCTTTGCTAACGGCAGCCAGCGCGCCCCGGTTCCCGGCGCCCTGCTGATTTGGGCCGAAGGTGGCGAATTTAAACAGACCGGCCATGTGGCTATCATTACCCAGGTCTGCAACACCCGGGTGCGCATTGTGGAGCAAAACGTCATCCACTCTGCCCTGCCCGCCGGTCAGCAGTGGACCCGCGAGCTGCCGCTGGAAAACCGCGACGGCCACTATTACCTGCACGATACCTTCAGCGATACCCGGATCCTCGGCTGGATGATCCAGACCTCAGACACTCAGTACAGCCTGCCCGCACCGCAAATCGACGCCCGGCTACTGGGGATCCACAGTGCAGAAATGCCGCGCAACGGTCAGTTCGACGGCCAGTGGCTTGATGAGCGCGACCCGGTCGAGCACGCCTACGTTCAGGCCAACGGCTACACCATCAATGCGGACCCCTGCCACTACTTCACCATCTCCGCCAGTGCTGAGCAGGCGCTTATCCAGGCGACCAACGAAATGCACCTGATGTATCTGCACGCCACCGATAAAGTCCTCAAAGACGACAATCTGCTGGCGCTGTTTGATATCCCGAAAGTGCTCTGGCCACGGCTGCGGCTCTCCTGGCAGCAGCGCCGCCACCACATGATCACCGGGCGGCTGGATTTCTGCATGGACGAGCGCGGCCTGAAAGTCTACGAATACAACGCGGATTCCGCCTCCTGCCATACGGAGACCGGGCTAATCCTCGACAAATGGGCCGCCCAGGGCGGGCTGAGCGGCAGTGAAAACCCCGGCGAGCGCCTGCTGGATGCCCTGGCCAACACCTGGAAACACAGCCAGGCGCGCCACTTTGTGCACCTGCTCCAGGACAACGACGTCGAAGAAAACTACCACGCCCTGTTTATGCAGCGCGCCCTCACCAAAGCCGGGTTTGAAAGCAAAATTCTCCACGGCCTGGATGAGCTCTCCTGGAGCGCCACCGGCCAGCTTATCGACGGCGACGGGCGCGAAGTGAACTGCGTGTGGAAAACCTGGGCCTGGGAAACCGCCCTTGAGCAACTGCGGGCAGAAAGCGAAAACGACGGCGACGCGGCCGCGCTCACTATCCGCACCGGTAAGCCGCAGCACAACGTGCGGCTGATGGATGTACTGCTGCGCCCGGAAGTGCTGGTCTTCGAACCCCTGTGGACCGCCATCCCCAGCAACAAGGCGATACTGCCGATCCTCTGGTCCCTGTTCCCGCACCACCGCTATCTGCTGAATGCGGATTTCGAGCTTAACGATGAGCTTATCCGCAGCGGGTATGCCGTGAAGCCGATAGCCGGGCGCTGCGGTAACAATATCGGGCTGGTCCACCAGAGCGAAGTGCTGGATGAAACCAGCGGCAAGTTCGCCCACCAGACCAACATCTACCAGCAGTTGTGGTGCCTGCCGAAGGTGGACGACCGCTATATTCAGGTCTGCACCTTTACCACCGGCGGCCACTATGGCGGTGCCTGCCTGCGCACGGACCCGACCCTGGTCATTAAAAAAGAGAGCGATATCGACCCGTTACGGGTAGTTGACGACGAGACATTCCTCGGCCGTTAA
- a CDS encoding omptin family outer membrane protease produces MKKTLLHPAILSALLALPALAESTFIPLNVTTGLALGTLSGEAKERVYDPEEGGRKISQLNWKYQNAAVIKGHIDWHIMPYLSLGASGWNTLAGRGAYMHDYDWEDASQKSWTDHSWHPNTRLNNAYQFDLNATGWIFNQPDWRLGVMAGYQQSHYSFTARGGNYSYDNGSDVGEEDPRVKGISYQQNFKMPYIGLTGSYTYSNIELAGAFKYSGWVRSADTDHHHLTSTLFNGKIRNQNYYGLEGSIGYWVTPQAKIALNTAWTRVANKKGSIKAHNYDEDTLARANNASGIEHYNLVTSVGLSYRF; encoded by the coding sequence ATGAAAAAGACACTCCTCCACCCGGCAATACTTTCCGCGCTGCTGGCATTACCTGCCCTGGCAGAGAGCACTTTCATCCCACTGAATGTGACCACGGGCCTGGCTCTCGGCACCCTCAGCGGTGAAGCGAAAGAGCGCGTCTACGATCCGGAAGAAGGCGGGCGCAAAATCAGCCAGCTTAACTGGAAATACCAAAACGCCGCGGTAATTAAAGGCCATATTGACTGGCATATTATGCCGTACCTCTCCCTGGGCGCCTCCGGCTGGAACACGCTGGCGGGCCGGGGTGCCTATATGCACGATTACGACTGGGAAGATGCCAGCCAAAAAAGCTGGACCGATCACAGCTGGCACCCCAATACCCGCCTGAACAATGCCTACCAGTTTGATCTTAACGCCACCGGCTGGATTTTTAACCAGCCCGACTGGCGACTGGGGGTGATGGCCGGTTACCAGCAAAGCCACTACAGCTTCACCGCCAGAGGCGGCAATTATAGTTACGATAATGGTAGCGATGTGGGTGAAGAGGATCCCCGCGTAAAAGGAATTAGCTATCAGCAAAACTTTAAAATGCCCTATATTGGCCTGACCGGGAGTTATACCTACAGTAATATCGAACTTGCCGGGGCATTTAAATATAGCGGCTGGGTGCGTTCAGCGGATACGGATCACCATCACCTGACAAGCACATTATTTAACGGGAAAATCCGCAACCAGAATTATTACGGGCTGGAAGGCAGCATTGGTTACTGGGTAACCCCGCAGGCTAAAATAGCCCTTAACACGGCCTGGACCCGGGTTGCCAATAAAAAAGGCAGTATAAAAGCCCATAACTATGACGAGGACACCCTCGCCAGAGCGAATAACGCCAGCGGCATTGAACACTATAACCTGGTGACCAGTGTCGGGCTGAGTTACCGCTTCTGA
- the yrbL gene encoding PhoP regulatory network protein YrbL, with translation MQLNLSTPIGKGRHRQCYAHPANQNLCIKIVHSLAHGGDKELNRELKYYRHLQARTINWDILPRYHGQVATDQGTGYVYDLVRDYNGDVSRDLGFYLNLGQQENNFAWLTPLLAMLRLQLAQNRIVTMTLKPGNILVKRISQDQAILVIVDNIGEASLIPAASYIPYFYAKKMTRIWRRFMQLLEKYGYNAPLAITRADKKQLHSWPAQSTPALPAPAHR, from the coding sequence GTGCAGTTAAACCTCAGTACCCCGATCGGCAAAGGCCGCCATCGGCAATGCTACGCCCATCCGGCAAATCAGAACCTGTGTATTAAAATCGTTCACTCCCTGGCCCACGGCGGCGACAAGGAGCTGAACCGGGAGCTGAAATATTACCGGCATCTCCAGGCGCGTACCATCAACTGGGATATTCTGCCACGCTACCACGGCCAGGTTGCCACCGATCAGGGCACCGGCTACGTCTACGATCTGGTCCGCGATTATAACGGCGACGTGTCGCGGGATCTGGGGTTCTACCTTAACCTCGGCCAGCAGGAGAATAATTTCGCCTGGCTCACCCCGCTGCTGGCGATGCTGCGCCTGCAACTGGCGCAAAACCGCATTGTGACCATGACCCTGAAACCCGGCAATATCCTCGTGAAACGGATAAGCCAGGATCAGGCGATTCTGGTGATTGTGGACAACATCGGTGAAGCGAGCCTGATCCCTGCCGCCTCTTATATTCCCTATTTCTACGCGAAGAAAATGACCCGCATCTGGCGCCGCTTTATGCAGCTGCTGGAAAAATACGGCTACAACGCCCCCCTGGCTATCACCCGGGCGGATAAAAAACAGCTTCACAGCTGGCCTGCCCAGTCCACACCCGCATTACCGGCACCGGCCCACCGCTGA
- a CDS encoding GNAT family N-acetyltransferase encodes MEINVTAPALLTEDHILQPFDCGNDILSDWLRRRAIKNQHLNASRTFVICLEGTKRVVGYYSIATGSVSHIDLGRSLRKNMPDPVPVVLLGRLAVDVCTQGNSFGKWMLNDAVMRVSNLADQVGIKAIMVHAINDEAKAFYEHFGFVQSPLTPRTLFFKI; translated from the coding sequence ATGGAAATAAATGTTACGGCACCGGCGTTACTGACTGAAGATCATATTCTTCAGCCATTTGATTGCGGGAATGACATTCTAAGCGATTGGTTACGCCGCCGGGCAATAAAAAATCAGCACCTTAATGCATCACGCACGTTTGTTATCTGTCTGGAAGGGACAAAACGTGTGGTCGGTTATTACTCCATTGCAACGGGCTCTGTGAGTCATATCGATTTAGGCCGCAGCTTGCGAAAGAATATGCCTGATCCTGTTCCCGTCGTGTTATTGGGGCGGCTGGCTGTCGATGTCTGTACTCAGGGAAATAGCTTTGGGAAATGGATGTTAAATGATGCCGTGATGAGAGTCTCTAACCTGGCAGACCAGGTCGGAATTAAAGCTATCATGGTGCATGCTATTAACGATGAGGCAAAAGCGTTCTATGAGCATTTCGGTTTTGTCCAGTCCCCTTTGACCCCCAGGACACTCTTTTTCAAAATATAA
- a CDS encoding PLP-dependent aminotransferase family protein → MHSLLGDLVAWHLSQQTATTLGKRLYDALQQAIGQGDIATGTRLPASRDLACELHVSRNTVLWAYEQLQAEGYVETRTGSGTFVCRQLPESHPLRDSLPEAGPDAPFPMASLSRRGSQLLAQGGAGARQWGAFMPGVPDVSHFPRDIWRKITRRLSHRLPLAALSYTAPGGYGPLQQALVDHLRIVRSVQCSADQILIGAGIHQILDLLAKMLCDPGDRAWIEEPGYWGIRNVLTINGVDVEPVAVDDEGMTLPEPGEGFCPPRLICVTPSHQYPLGTVMSMQRRKGLVARARAWGSVIIEDDYDSEFRFYEQPIPALQGLCDDAPVIYLGTFSKTLYPGLRISYAVLPRALAGRIKMAHSELYRGGNGLAQLTLAEFIREGHYAAHVRRMRQLYRKRREALVAVIERTLGPEYVERQSHAGLHLILALPQSIDDVALSAELEQCGILTRPLSGYYMGTARRHGLLLGYACVDAGEMAQTFMPVAERLAARLSPGQVSAAGGGS, encoded by the coding sequence ATGCACTCACTACTCGGTGATCTGGTTGCCTGGCATCTGAGCCAGCAAACCGCCACAACCCTCGGGAAGCGGTTATATGATGCGCTGCAACAGGCCATCGGCCAGGGGGATATTGCCACGGGCACCCGGCTCCCGGCCTCCCGGGATCTGGCCTGCGAGCTGCATGTATCACGCAATACGGTGTTGTGGGCCTATGAGCAGCTACAGGCGGAGGGGTATGTGGAGACCCGCACCGGTAGCGGGACATTTGTCTGCCGCCAGCTGCCGGAATCCCACCCGTTACGCGACTCACTGCCGGAAGCAGGGCCGGACGCGCCCTTCCCGATGGCGTCCCTCTCCCGGCGGGGCAGCCAGTTGCTGGCGCAGGGCGGAGCCGGGGCCCGGCAGTGGGGGGCATTTATGCCCGGCGTGCCGGATGTCAGCCACTTTCCCCGGGATATCTGGCGCAAAATTACCCGGCGTCTGAGCCACCGCCTGCCGCTGGCGGCCCTGAGCTATACGGCCCCCGGCGGCTACGGGCCGCTACAGCAGGCGCTGGTGGACCATTTGCGGATTGTGCGCTCGGTGCAGTGCAGCGCCGATCAGATCCTGATCGGGGCCGGTATTCACCAGATCCTCGATCTGCTGGCGAAAATGCTCTGTGATCCGGGTGACAGGGCATGGATTGAGGAGCCTGGCTACTGGGGGATCCGCAATGTGCTGACCATCAACGGGGTGGATGTGGAGCCGGTCGCCGTAGATGACGAAGGCATGACACTCCCGGAGCCCGGTGAGGGCTTTTGCCCCCCGCGGCTGATCTGTGTGACCCCGTCCCACCAGTATCCGCTGGGTACGGTAATGAGTATGCAGCGCCGTAAGGGCCTGGTGGCCCGGGCCCGGGCCTGGGGCAGCGTGATTATTGAAGATGATTATGACAGCGAGTTTCGCTTTTATGAGCAGCCGATCCCCGCACTTCAGGGATTGTGCGATGATGCGCCGGTGATCTACCTGGGCACCTTCAGTAAAACCCTGTACCCGGGGCTGCGCATCAGTTATGCGGTATTGCCCCGGGCGCTGGCCGGGCGGATAAAAATGGCCCATTCGGAGCTGTATCGCGGGGGGAACGGCCTGGCCCAGCTTACGCTGGCGGAGTTTATCCGCGAGGGGCACTACGCCGCGCATGTCCGGCGTATGCGCCAGTTATACCGCAAACGGCGGGAGGCGCTGGTGGCGGTTATTGAGCGCACCCTCGGGCCGGAATATGTGGAGCGCCAGAGCCATGCCGGGCTGCATCTGATCCTCGCCTTACCCCAGAGCATCGACGATGTGGCGCTCAGCGCGGAGCTGGAGCAGTGCGGGATCCTCACCCGGCCGCTCTCTGGCTACTATATGGGCACAGCGCGCCGCCACGGGCTGCTGCTCGGCTACGCCTGTGTGGACGCCGGGGAGATGGCCCAGACCTTTATGCCGGTGGCCGAGCGCCTGGCCGCCCGGCTGAGCCCGGGGCAGGTTAGTGCGGCGGGCGGGGGTTCCTGA
- a CDS encoding multidrug/biocide efflux PACE transporter, with the protein MQTPDTVQRALPERVFHAVCFEGIATAILAPTTAWLMGRHVMEMGGLTILLATAAMVWNIIYNMIFDRLWPATRVIRTARVRILHALGFEGGFIIIGVSIAAAYLRVSLFEAFLLEIGLILFFLPYTVVYNWVYDHLRARIIRRRYAQLQRS; encoded by the coding sequence ATGCAAACCCCCGATACGGTACAGCGTGCCCTGCCAGAGCGGGTATTTCACGCCGTGTGCTTCGAAGGGATAGCCACCGCCATTCTGGCCCCGACCACCGCCTGGCTGATGGGCCGCCACGTTATGGAGATGGGCGGCCTGACCATTCTGCTGGCGACCGCCGCCATGGTGTGGAACATTATCTACAATATGATCTTCGACCGGCTGTGGCCCGCCACCCGGGTTATCCGTACCGCACGGGTGCGGATCCTGCATGCGCTGGGGTTTGAAGGCGGGTTTATTATTATCGGGGTCTCTATCGCGGCTGCTTATCTTAGGGTGTCGCTGTTTGAGGCGTTCCTGCTGGAGATTGGTCTGATCCTGTTCTTCCTGCCTTATACGGTAGTCTATAACTGGGTGTACGATCACCTGCGCGCGCGGATCATCAGACGCCGCTACGCGCAGTTACAGCGCTCATAA
- a CDS encoding DUF1778 domain-containing protein, with amino-acid sequence MHTTIRKATRDKQINIRATEEERAVIDYAASLLNKNRTDFIIEQAVSEAQNIILDQRVFALDDARYQAFIEQLEGPVQNEEGRQRLLDVKPEWK; translated from the coding sequence ATGCACACGACTATCCGGAAAGCCACCCGGGATAAGCAGATCAATATCCGGGCTACAGAGGAAGAGCGGGCCGTGATTGACTATGCGGCGAGCCTGCTTAACAAAAATCGGACCGATTTCATCATTGAACAGGCGGTGAGTGAGGCGCAAAACATCATCCTGGATCAGCGTGTTTTTGCCCTGGATGACGCCCGTTATCAGGCGTTTATTGAGCAACTTGAAGGGCCTGTTCAGAATGAAGAAGGCCGTCAGCGTTTGCTGGATGTGAAGCCCGAATGGAAATAA
- a CDS encoding DUF6515 family protein, which translates to MRKQVLTMLLSALIIMPTLALSHPGHGPGHGFGHGHGYGHGYGHYGHGYGHGYGHGHWYGGPHRYSVLPGLATALIIGGLTYYMVNGLYYQRQGSEYVRVETPAPRGERGLNVVDYNGRRYYVSNGSYYQRDIDGNYIEVPRPAGL; encoded by the coding sequence ATGCGAAAACAAGTGCTGACCATGCTGCTGTCTGCGCTGATTATCATGCCCACCCTGGCTTTGTCCCACCCGGGGCACGGGCCCGGACACGGGTTTGGTCACGGCCACGGGTATGGTCACGGATACGGCCACTACGGGCACGGCTATGGTCACGGATATGGTCACGGCCACTGGTACGGGGGGCCGCACCGCTACAGCGTGCTGCCGGGCCTGGCAACGGCGCTGATTATCGGCGGGCTGACCTACTACATGGTGAACGGGCTCTATTATCAGCGCCAGGGCTCGGAGTATGTCCGGGTTGAGACGCCCGCCCCCCGGGGAGAGCGCGGGCTGAATGTGGTGGACTACAACGGGCGGCGCTATTACGTGAGTAACGGCAGCTATTACCAGAGAGATATTGACGGCAACTATATCGAGGTGCCGCGCCCGGCGGGCCTGTAA
- a CDS encoding carbohydrate porin translates to MKRLSAVVNKPGRTLALSALAMALVSSQALAADAFSYDSPYMFGDWGGARTDLEKDGVKFSVNYTMEAASNLAGGANTSTTARYADQQAFGMNLDLEKLLNWNDAEFQATITNRDGQNLSDEVADKRTGMVSSVQEVYGRGQTWRLTQLWLRKGFFDHALDIKAGRLTVGEDFDNFDSKFQNLAFGSGQAGNWRGDHWYNWPVSQWGARVRLNFTPEWFFQVGLYNQNPYNYDRGDGFRFEFSPTEGNLVPVELGWQPKLGAEGLPGNYRLGFYYSSTKDPQYSSYHNGSFSNDDVHSYGGYLLAQQQLTTQGGSVDRGLGVTVQAVMNDHKTSKTDNYQAVALTWKGPFDARPQDEIGFGVARIHINSDYSEMLRTQNNENGIHDFDNPAYLPIQSGAEWNYEVYYDVHVTNWMSLRPNLQYIVAPGAVSEVDDALVGGLTANISF, encoded by the coding sequence ATGAAAAGACTATCAGCAGTGGTCAACAAACCAGGGCGTACTTTAGCCCTGAGCGCCCTGGCAATGGCGCTGGTTTCATCCCAGGCACTGGCGGCAGATGCCTTCAGTTACGATTCACCTTATATGTTCGGCGACTGGGGAGGCGCACGAACCGATCTGGAGAAAGACGGGGTTAAATTCTCGGTCAATTACACCATGGAAGCCGCCTCAAACCTGGCGGGGGGGGCTAACACCTCCACCACGGCCCGCTATGCGGATCAGCAGGCGTTCGGCATGAATCTTGATCTGGAAAAACTGCTCAACTGGAATGATGCCGAGTTCCAGGCCACCATCACCAACCGTGACGGGCAGAACTTATCCGATGAAGTGGCCGATAAGCGTACCGGTATGGTCTCTTCAGTGCAGGAGGTCTACGGCCGCGGCCAGACCTGGCGTCTGACCCAGTTGTGGTTACGCAAAGGGTTCTTTGACCATGCCCTGGATATTAAAGCCGGTCGTCTGACAGTCGGGGAGGACTTTGATAACTTCGACAGCAAGTTCCAGAACCTGGCGTTCGGGAGCGGCCAGGCGGGTAACTGGCGCGGGGATCACTGGTACAACTGGCCGGTTTCCCAGTGGGGTGCCCGGGTGCGGCTGAACTTCACCCCCGAGTGGTTCTTCCAGGTGGGTCTGTATAACCAGAACCCCTATAACTACGATCGTGGCGATGGCTTCCGCTTTGAATTCAGCCCGACAGAGGGCAACCTGGTCCCGGTTGAGCTGGGCTGGCAGCCGAAACTGGGGGCCGAAGGGTTACCGGGGAACTACCGGTTAGGCTTTTACTACTCCTCCACCAAAGATCCGCAGTACAGCTCCTACCATAACGGCAGCTTCAGCAATGACGACGTTCACTCCTATGGGGGCTACCTGCTGGCGCAGCAACAGCTGACCACTCAGGGGGGATCGGTTGATCGCGGGCTTGGGGTAACGGTTCAGGCGGTAATGAATGACCACAAAACCTCTAAAACCGATAACTATCAGGCCGTCGCGCTGACCTGGAAAGGGCCGTTTGATGCACGCCCGCAGGATGAGATAGGCTTTGGCGTGGCCCGTATTCATATCAACTCGGACTACAGCGAAATGCTGCGTACCCAAAACAATGAAAACGGTATCCACGACTTCGACAACCCGGCTTATCTGCCGATCCAGTCCGGCGCGGAGTGGAACTACGAAGTGTATTACGACGTCCACGTCACGAACTGGATGTCGCTGCGCCCGAACCTGCAATATATCGTGGCTCCGGGGGCCGTCAGCGAGGTGGACGACGCGCTGGTCGGTGGCCTGACGGCGAATATCAGCTTCTGA
- the hybE gene encoding [NiFe]-hydrogenase assembly chaperone HybE yields MPGRITHPRFTQNPGPQLAAWYQEHAAPRMADLPFYRADMPIQCCDFQRFEGQWVGTLLTPWMLELVVMPGPGQVWDERPTGEALGLAFPAGDIRFRVSSPQPDLPLLSCSLLSPLPATLSPEQAQTIARDALRLLLALPVTEPAALDTSRRALLTGQLRG; encoded by the coding sequence ATGCCAGGCCGGATAACCCACCCGAGATTTACCCAAAACCCGGGGCCGCAACTGGCGGCCTGGTATCAGGAGCATGCGGCCCCGCGCATGGCAGACCTGCCCTTTTACCGGGCGGATATGCCGATCCAGTGCTGTGATTTTCAGCGCTTTGAAGGCCAGTGGGTGGGCACCCTGCTCACCCCCTGGATGCTGGAACTGGTGGTGATGCCCGGCCCAGGCCAGGTGTGGGACGAGCGCCCCACCGGGGAAGCCCTGGGGCTGGCCTTTCCGGCCGGGGATATCCGCTTTCGGGTCTCCAGCCCGCAGCCGGATTTGCCGCTGCTGAGCTGCTCGCTGCTCTCTCCGCTGCCTGCCACCCTCAGCCCGGAACAGGCGCAGACCATCGCCAGAGACGCCCTGCGTCTGCTGCTGGCGCTGCCGGTGACCGAGCCCGCGGCACTGGACACCAGCCGCCGCGCCCTGCTTACCGGGCAACTGCGCGGTTAA
- a CDS encoding LysR family transcriptional regulator: MRYSPEALSAFVESVACGSFSAAARRLRKSQSTISAAIANLEADLGVTLFDRSARQPVLTEQGHQVLGYVQAILTASERLDALAVSLAQETEPRLSFVLSDTLDPDMLEGLLTGFDQAFPHTEFECLIGENEDVVDLLQKGRAQVGLVEARPQYPGDIGAERLPVQTRMGIYVAPAHPLASCKQLVYDELHAWRELQLNTFLARESITHGRGPVWSAPNYLLLLSMAVLGLGWCALPCALVQEFARPGALVQLALPGWPRSLSTDVLWSRRAPPGKAGRWVREYLMGITPKV, translated from the coding sequence ATGCGTTACTCACCAGAAGCACTCAGCGCCTTTGTGGAATCTGTTGCCTGCGGCTCCTTTTCGGCTGCCGCCCGGCGGCTGCGTAAAAGCCAGTCCACCATCAGCGCCGCGATTGCCAACCTTGAGGCGGATTTAGGCGTCACCCTGTTTGACCGCTCCGCCCGCCAGCCGGTGCTGACCGAGCAGGGCCACCAGGTGCTGGGGTATGTGCAGGCGATCCTCACCGCCAGCGAGCGCCTGGATGCCCTGGCGGTGTCACTGGCGCAGGAGACGGAGCCCCGCCTGTCGTTTGTGCTGTCAGACACGCTCGATCCCGACATGCTGGAAGGGCTGCTGACGGGGTTTGACCAGGCCTTTCCCCACACGGAATTTGAGTGCCTGATTGGCGAAAATGAAGACGTGGTGGATCTGCTGCAAAAAGGGCGCGCCCAGGTGGGGCTGGTGGAGGCCCGCCCCCAGTACCCGGGTGATATCGGCGCTGAGCGTTTACCGGTGCAGACCCGAATGGGGATCTATGTGGCACCGGCCCACCCGCTGGCGAGCTGTAAACAGCTGGTTTACGATGAGCTTCACGCCTGGCGCGAGCTGCAACTGAATACCTTCCTGGCCCGGGAGAGCATCACCCACGGGCGCGGGCCGGTGTGGTCGGCGCCGAACTACCTGCTGCTGCTGAGTATGGCGGTGCTGGGGCTGGGCTGGTGTGCGCTGCCCTGTGCGCTGGTGCAGGAGTTTGCCCGCCCCGGGGCGCTGGTGCAGCTGGCGCTGCCTGGCTGGCCGCGCTCGTTATCTACCGATGTGCTGTGGAGCCGCCGGGCCCCCCCGGGTAAGGCGGGGCGCTGGGTGCGGGAGTATCTGATGGGCATTACGCCGAAGGTATAA